One region of Ahniella affigens genomic DNA includes:
- a CDS encoding ATP-binding protein, which translates to MSISGVRSSQGDAFQTLIATRFAVEMIHNDQLRAIEVDSTSLDSSGNPIVIDDIVVRYTDAILYVQTKKNQTDFKAWSFGDLDDELRKAWIQWRREPSAKILFASRNDFGDVAKLRGHATTQPTGDAFEKSLTDELSDVARRLCGLADHGASSAELLDFLRHLDFETVNQDRFRSETVGQLELHVAHGQGAYQKIATRIDAISRRETQLDGRQIDPHSLSRKDLLQLLQEGGFEVCLPRAERDSLDNLNRLSAIGRDWIRQIAGVHLERAVVHEIVDRILTKPACLLITAGPGIGKTCALLSILERLEQGGDAYPVFLQSREFAVARSASDIEALGLPATFLADAARLSESRHVVVLIDSLDTLSLAREHFALGHILSLVDRLRLVPNTTVVVACRSFDIKYERRLADRTWGDVFDIPPLDWEKEASPLIAGFGADPGQIPSDMRDLVCNPRLLAVFHGILKCGVVPLARSGQELTEQFLHCAVRDSPSLGEAGLIALMDSAQWMLDNRRLDIPAASISMPQHISHALLSAGVMISTANRGLIFAHQTLLDVLAVWNARRAQLTLASFIRARFASPFVRPTIRAFLFSLRSDSLVAFRNQVRQVVDAADIAFHVRRLVVESIAEMPPTADDWPLVRHIFKERQELFLEFHRRANSPEWHSALRFNWLNHLVANQDGPWLIRYVDWEASSNDPPPDLCSLLKQALAWTWVDPRQLRWSSIRALDHAPSWPTQLVRELFEVFIANKNNEHESLGAPLSKWVLATNSADDLLWQFICRKIEPASFVGIESNLPLDCSRHTFVSEGFLSERMTMSEPLLDLALDDIERWSDQFAQRYQSDRRLSDSFLMDCSFGRAHSARETHPVSDVTELLAAFEDACRVHASQKSNWWTRNALRMRTSRHLILRYVALIVVRENVDVLIEDALALLQDEETLNHYRLRSEVGLLISAAFPHLTSEQRDLIQQSAKVFDGDEFTDEFEEVDWRAVGLRDLLWHVPPCFRSEKSLALIARVDALRGPHPPAPELYLRGGWVRPPVAWAVLVSLSDRSLVQLFRHHSIQNESASFRYTEDDEIVGGKDELQREVREAASRSPLRFLQFLELERLSVDLEYLEAVLSGVATHLKFRFGNLKRAEQWTANEEPDGPLLADRLLWMVERTMDFWRGRYELSNIVEACVPILDSDEDCHRLSVLILMCLSAHDPLPERRDSLGLIGTAINSTRGVAAAAAFWLAGRRLESRRPIPLILSETLKRAASDEHPAVCAIVLHSLPVIVHYSPQFGWTLFNRALLSSKGQCWHHTFRCLYNSYHSRFELVAPYLLLLRESGDTEAIKVWARIGALSCLAKHIELDAYIDDVFASGTPEAVSCATSVFVANLARQAHRAICTKGLIRILGIGKHQSTDLGDLTRIFLDCKGVAIDLSLLNLLFAVLADLPDRQGHELLGFGEWLASMASLEPDHALEALEAAFRHSLVLESWNGSPYAVALTSLFREGEERELSDGGQFLSRLVACQDELLKQGMVKLSDWLRDAERP; encoded by the coding sequence ATGAGCATATCTGGCGTTCGATCCTCGCAAGGGGATGCCTTTCAAACCCTGATCGCCACACGGTTCGCCGTGGAGATGATTCACAACGACCAATTGCGTGCAATCGAGGTCGATTCGACCTCCCTGGACTCATCCGGGAACCCGATAGTTATCGACGATATCGTTGTTCGATATACGGACGCGATTCTTTACGTGCAGACCAAGAAGAATCAGACCGACTTCAAGGCCTGGTCGTTCGGTGATCTCGACGATGAATTGAGGAAGGCATGGATTCAGTGGCGCCGTGAGCCCTCTGCCAAAATTCTGTTCGCTTCACGAAACGACTTTGGCGATGTTGCGAAGCTCCGAGGGCATGCTACGACTCAACCCACAGGAGACGCGTTCGAAAAATCACTCACTGATGAACTGAGTGACGTTGCGAGACGACTCTGTGGGCTGGCCGATCACGGAGCAAGTAGCGCTGAACTGCTCGACTTTCTGAGGCACCTTGACTTCGAAACCGTCAATCAGGATCGCTTTCGCTCCGAAACGGTCGGGCAATTGGAATTGCATGTCGCGCACGGCCAGGGCGCGTACCAGAAAATTGCAACGCGTATCGATGCCATCTCTCGCCGGGAAACACAACTGGACGGACGCCAGATTGACCCACACTCACTTTCGCGGAAGGACTTGCTCCAACTGCTGCAGGAAGGCGGCTTTGAAGTCTGCCTTCCGAGAGCCGAGCGCGACTCACTCGACAATCTCAACCGGTTGTCTGCGATCGGCAGAGACTGGATTCGTCAAATTGCCGGAGTTCATCTTGAACGAGCGGTCGTTCACGAAATCGTGGACCGAATACTGACCAAACCCGCATGCCTGCTGATCACAGCCGGCCCAGGAATCGGCAAGACCTGTGCGCTGCTTTCGATTCTAGAGCGACTTGAGCAAGGCGGTGACGCATATCCAGTTTTCCTGCAGTCGAGGGAGTTTGCGGTGGCTCGTTCGGCCAGCGACATAGAGGCGCTTGGTCTTCCGGCGACCTTTTTGGCCGATGCCGCTCGCCTGTCCGAGTCAAGACATGTCGTTGTACTTATTGACTCCCTCGACACGTTGTCACTTGCGCGCGAGCATTTTGCACTCGGGCACATCTTGTCACTTGTAGATCGACTGAGACTGGTTCCCAACACGACAGTCGTTGTGGCATGTCGTTCCTTCGACATCAAGTACGAGCGACGACTTGCGGACCGCACATGGGGTGATGTCTTCGACATTCCGCCTTTGGACTGGGAGAAGGAAGCATCTCCGCTAATCGCAGGCTTCGGAGCTGATCCCGGCCAGATCCCTTCTGATATGCGCGACCTCGTTTGCAACCCGCGTCTCTTGGCTGTCTTCCACGGAATATTGAAGTGCGGTGTCGTTCCTCTAGCCCGGTCCGGGCAAGAGCTCACGGAACAGTTTCTGCATTGCGCTGTTCGCGACTCACCTTCCTTGGGCGAAGCCGGGCTGATTGCGCTTATGGATTCGGCACAATGGATGCTTGACAACCGGCGCTTGGACATTCCCGCTGCCAGTATCAGCATGCCTCAGCACATCAGTCATGCGCTCCTCAGTGCAGGCGTGATGATTTCCACGGCCAATCGTGGACTGATCTTCGCGCACCAAACGCTTCTTGATGTTCTTGCGGTCTGGAACGCCAGACGAGCACAATTGACCCTGGCCAGTTTCATTAGGGCCCGGTTCGCCTCTCCGTTTGTTCGACCTACTATTCGGGCCTTTCTATTCTCCTTGCGCAGCGATAGTTTGGTTGCATTTCGGAACCAGGTGCGGCAGGTCGTTGATGCAGCTGACATTGCGTTTCACGTCCGTCGACTTGTGGTCGAATCAATTGCCGAGATGCCACCAACTGCAGATGACTGGCCGCTCGTTCGACATATTTTCAAAGAGCGTCAGGAACTCTTTCTTGAGTTCCACAGGCGGGCGAACAGCCCGGAATGGCACAGCGCCTTGCGGTTCAACTGGCTCAACCACCTAGTCGCAAATCAAGACGGCCCGTGGCTCATTCGCTATGTTGACTGGGAAGCTTCTTCGAATGACCCACCGCCTGACCTGTGCTCACTGTTGAAGCAGGCGCTCGCGTGGACTTGGGTTGACCCCAGGCAGCTGCGATGGTCGTCAATCCGCGCACTTGACCACGCACCGAGCTGGCCAACTCAATTGGTGCGCGAGCTCTTCGAGGTTTTCATAGCTAACAAAAACAACGAACATGAGAGTTTGGGGGCGCCTCTTTCGAAGTGGGTACTGGCGACAAATTCCGCCGATGATCTGCTGTGGCAATTCATTTGCCGCAAGATTGAGCCTGCAAGTTTCGTTGGCATCGAATCCAATCTCCCTCTGGACTGCAGTCGTCACACTTTTGTGTCTGAAGGCTTCTTGTCAGAACGGATGACCATGTCCGAGCCATTGCTGGATCTTGCGCTTGATGACATTGAGAGATGGTCTGACCAATTCGCACAACGTTATCAATCCGATCGCCGCCTTTCCGATTCCTTCCTGATGGATTGTAGCTTCGGCCGCGCTCATAGCGCTCGTGAAACTCATCCGGTAAGCGACGTGACTGAGCTTCTCGCGGCATTCGAAGATGCTTGCAGAGTACATGCGAGTCAAAAATCGAATTGGTGGACTCGAAATGCGCTGCGAATGAGGACAAGTCGACACCTGATCCTTCGGTACGTGGCACTGATTGTTGTCCGAGAGAACGTAGATGTTCTCATTGAGGATGCCCTGGCACTGCTTCAAGATGAAGAGACATTGAACCACTATCGGCTCCGATCGGAGGTTGGTCTCCTTATTAGCGCCGCCTTTCCACACCTGACTTCTGAGCAGCGTGACCTAATCCAGCAGTCGGCAAAAGTGTTCGACGGTGACGAATTCACTGATGAGTTCGAGGAAGTTGATTGGCGTGCCGTTGGCTTGCGTGATCTACTTTGGCACGTGCCCCCGTGCTTCAGGTCGGAGAAGTCCCTAGCGTTGATTGCTCGCGTTGACGCGCTTCGCGGTCCCCACCCACCTGCGCCAGAGCTTTATCTCCGCGGCGGTTGGGTAAGGCCGCCCGTCGCGTGGGCAGTTCTCGTATCGCTCTCGGACCGGTCGTTGGTCCAGTTATTTCGTCATCACTCGATACAGAACGAATCGGCATCATTCCGCTATACCGAAGATGACGAGATCGTTGGCGGAAAAGACGAACTCCAAAGGGAGGTTCGAGAGGCCGCGAGCAGATCGCCCTTACGTTTCCTTCAGTTTCTTGAGCTCGAACGCCTTTCCGTCGATCTGGAATACCTTGAAGCAGTTCTTTCTGGCGTGGCGACCCACTTGAAGTTCCGTTTCGGCAACTTGAAGCGGGCCGAGCAGTGGACCGCCAATGAAGAGCCCGATGGGCCACTCCTCGCAGATCGATTGCTTTGGATGGTTGAACGTACGATGGATTTCTGGCGCGGCAGGTATGAGCTCTCGAACATTGTCGAGGCGTGCGTCCCTATTCTAGATTCTGACGAAGATTGCCATAGGCTGTCGGTGCTGATACTTATGTGTCTCAGCGCACACGACCCATTGCCGGAAAGGCGAGACTCCCTCGGTTTGATTGGGACGGCAATCAACAGTACGCGGGGCGTTGCCGCCGCGGCAGCGTTTTGGTTGGCTGGAAGGCGTCTCGAATCAAGACGTCCAATTCCCCTGATATTATCGGAAACACTCAAGCGGGCTGCCTCCGACGAGCACCCTGCAGTCTGCGCCATAGTTCTGCACTCTCTTCCCGTCATAGTGCACTATTCGCCGCAGTTCGGCTGGACACTGTTCAATCGCGCCTTGCTAAGCAGCAAGGGGCAATGCTGGCATCATACATTTCGGTGCCTGTACAACAGTTATCACTCACGCTTCGAGCTCGTTGCTCCCTACTTACTTCTGCTCAGAGAAAGCGGCGACACTGAAGCGATCAAGGTTTGGGCGCGGATTGGTGCACTGAGCTGTCTTGCGAAGCATATCGAGCTTGATGCCTACATCGATGACGTTTTTGCATCTGGCACACCTGAAGCGGTTTCCTGTGCGACAAGTGTCTTTGTTGCGAACCTCGCGCGCCAAGCGCACCGAGCAATTTGCACAAAAGGTTTGATCCGTATTCTCGGCATTGGTAAGCATCAGAGCACCGACCTCGGTGACCTGACAAGAATCTTTCTCGACTGCAAGGGCGTAGCAATAGACTTGTCGCTCTTGAATCTCCTCTTCGCCGTGCTGGCCGATTTACCTGATCGTCAGGGTCATGAATTGCTTGGATTTGGTGAATGGCTTGCCTCGATGGCCTCTCTTGAGCCAGACCATGCGCTTGAAGCTCTTGAAGCGGCGTTTCGACACTCGCTCGTTCTTGAAAGTTGGAATGGCTCACCCTACGCAGTTGCACTTACATCTTTGTTCCGCGAAGGCGAAGAGCGAGAGCTATCAGATGGCGGCCAGTTCCTTTCGCGCCTGGTAGCATGTCAAGATGAGCTGCTCAAGCAAGGCATGGTTAAGCTCAGTGATTGGCTTCGGGACGCGGAGCGGCCTTAG